A genomic segment from Spinacia oleracea cultivar Varoflay chromosome 3, BTI_SOV_V1, whole genome shotgun sequence encodes:
- the LOC110787347 gene encoding glycine-rich cell wall structural protein, which produces MKGGTKRLSLLFLVCFHIAISSVTARSLETTKNEDEKFLFSKGGGFGTGGGFGGGGGGGGGGGGGGGGGGGFGGGGGYGGGAGGGFGGGTGGGGGLGGGGGGGLGGGHGIGGGIGGGHGIGGGIGGGHGIGSGIGGGIGGGHGIGGGIGGGHGIGGGIGGGHGIGGGIGGGHGIGGGIGGGHGIGGGIGGGHGIGGGYGGGIGKGGGLGGGIGKGGGFGGGIGKGGGIGGGIGKGGGFGGGIGKGGGIGGGIGKGGGFGGGIGKGGGLGGGIGKGGGLGGGGGFGKGGGIGGGIGKGGGFGGGIGKGGGLGGGIGKGGGIGGGFGKGGGIGGGIGKGGGFGGGIGKGGGFGGGIGKGGGFGGGAGGGFGKGGGIGGGFGKGGGIGGGFGKGGGFGGGFGKGGGFGGGGFGGGGGGGGGFGGGGGGGGGGGIGGGFGGGHH; this is translated from the coding sequence ATGAAGGGAGGAACTAAAAGACTTTCTTTGTTGTTTTTAGTTTGCTTTCACATTGCCATATCAAGTGTAACTGCGAGAAGTTTGGAGACTACGAAGAATGAAGATGAGAAGTTTCTCTTTAGTAAGGGTGGTGGATTCGGAACGGGTGGAGGGTTTGGTGGTGGAGGGGGAGGAGGCGGAGGAggaggtggaggtggtggtggaggtggtggaTTCGGAGGAGGTGGGGGATATGGTGGTGGTGCTGGGGGAGGGTTTGGCGGAGGtactggtggtggtggaggattAGGAGGTGGTGGCGGCGGAGGTTTAGGTGGTGGACATGGGATTGGCGGTGGCATTGGAGGTGGCCACGGAATTGGTGGTGGCATCGGAGGTGGCCACGGAATTGGTAGCGGTATTGGTGGCGGAATCGGTGGTGGCCACGGAATTGGTGGCGGAATCGGAGGTGGCCACGGAATCGGCGGCGGTATTGGAGGTGGCCATGGAATCGGCGGCGGCATTGGAGGTGGCCATGGAATAGGTGGTGGCATTGGAGGCGGTCATGGAATTGGCGGTGGCATTGGTGGTGGCCACGGAATTGGCGGTGGATATGGTGGTGGAATCGGTAAAGGTGGGGGGCTAGGAGGTGGAATTGGGAAAGGTGGTGGTTTTGGTGGTGGAATTGGCAAAGGAGGAGGTATTGGTGGTGGAATTGGGAAAGGTGGGGGATTTGGTGGTGGTATCGGTAAAGGAGGAGGTATCGGTGGTGGAATTGGGAAAGGTGGAGGATTCGGTGGTGGTATCGGCAAAGGTGGAGGGCTTGGAGGAGGAATTGGCAAAGGTGGAGGTCTAGGTGGTGGAGGTGGTTTTGGAAAGGGCGGTGGAATCGGAGGTGGCATCGGAAAGGGTGGAGGCTTTGGTGGCGGAATCGGCAAGGGTGGTGGCTTAGGTGGCGGCATTGGAAAAGGTGGAGGAATCGGCGGTGGCTTTGGAAAGGGTGGCGGTATTGGCGGTGGCATCGGAAAAGGTGGAGGTTTTGGCGGAGGAATTGGAAAAGGTGGTGGTTTTGGAGGGGGAATTGGTAAAGGTGGTGGATTTGGAGGTGGTGCTGGAGGAGGGTTCGGAAAGGGTGGTGGCATAGGAGGGGGATTCGGAAAGGGTGGTGGCATAGGAGGGGGATTCGGGAAAGGTGGTGGGTTCGGAGGAGGATTCGGGAAAGGCGGTGGATTCGGAGGTGGTGGGTTtggtggcggtggcggtggaGGAGGTGGgtttggtggtggtggcggtggaggtggaggtggtggGATTGGTGGAGGATTCGGAGGAGGACACCACTAA